One region of Flavobacterium sp. KACC 22763 genomic DNA includes:
- the ytxJ gene encoding bacillithiol system redox-active protein YtxJ translates to MSFFNSIFGSSENSEAAKSKVNWTELTDMLQLMEIEAISNEKPVVIFKHSTRCSISRMALKQFEREFDLEEAVDPYFLDLIANRDISNEIASKFGVYHESPQLILIKNGKAVYDVSHSDIDAEALKSKI, encoded by the coding sequence ATGAGTTTTTTCAATTCAATCTTCGGAAGTTCAGAGAACTCAGAAGCAGCAAAAAGCAAAGTAAACTGGACAGAATTAACAGATATGCTTCAATTAATGGAAATCGAAGCCATTTCTAATGAAAAACCAGTTGTCATTTTTAAACACAGCACAAGATGCAGTATCAGCCGAATGGCTTTAAAACAATTTGAAAGAGAATTTGATCTCGAAGAAGCAGTTGATCCGTACTTTTTAGATTTAATCGCAAATAGAGATATTTCAAACGAAATTGCAAGCAAATTTGGAGTATATCACGAATCACCTCAATTGATTTTAATCAAAAACGGAAAAGCAGTTTACGATGTTTCACACAGTGACATTGATGCTGAAGCATTGAAAAGCAAGATCTAA